A part of Macaca mulatta isolate MMU2019108-1 chromosome 12, T2T-MMU8v2.0, whole genome shotgun sequence genomic DNA contains:
- the AMMECR1L gene encoding AMMECR1-like protein isoform X2 → MGKRRCVPPLEPKLAAGCCGVKKPKLSGSGTHSHGNQSTTVPGSSSGPLQNHQHVDSSSGRENVSDLTLGPGNSPITRMNPASGALSPLPRPNGTANTTKNLVVTAEMCCYCFDVLYCHLYGFPQPRLPRFTNDPYPLFVTWKTGRDKRLRGCIGTFSAMNLHSGLREYTLTSALKDSRFPPLTREELPKLFCSVSLLTNFEDASDYLDWEVGVHGIRIEFINEKGVKRTATYLPEVAKEQDWDQIQTIDSLLRKGGFKAPITSEFRKTIKLTRYRSEKVTISYAEYIASRQHCFQNGTLHAPPLYNHYS, encoded by the exons ATGGGAAAAAGACGTTGTGTTCCCCCACTCGAGCCCAAGTTGGCAGCAGGCTGTTGTGGGGTCAAGAAGCCCAAATTATCTGGAAGTGGAACGCACAGTCACGGGAATCAGTCCACAACTGTCCCCGGCTCTAGTTCAGGACCTCTTCAAAACCACCAGCATGTGGACAGCAGCAGTGGACGGGAGAATGTGTCAGACTTAACTCTGGGACCTGGAAACTCTCCCATCACACGAATGAATCCCGCATCGGGAGCGCTGAGCCCTCTTCCCCGGCCTAATGGAACTGCCAACACCACTAAGAATCTGGTGGTGACCGCGGAGATGTGCTGCTACTGCTTCGACGTACTCTACTGTCACCTCTATGGCTTCCCACAGCCACGACTTCCTAGATTCACCAATGACCCCTA tCCGCTCTTTGTGACGTGGAAGACAGGGCGGGACAAGCGGCTTCGTGGCTGCATTGGGACCTTCTCAGCCATGAATCTTCATTCAGGACTCAGGGAATACACGTTAACCAG TGCACTTAAGGACAGCCGATTTCCCCCCCTGACCCGAGAGGAGCTGCCTAAACTTTTCTGCTCTGTCTCCCTCCTTACTAACTTTGAGGATGCCAGTGATTACCTGGACTGGGAG GTAGGGGTCCATGGGATTCGAATTGAATTCATTAATGAAAAAGGTGTCAAACGTACAGCCACATATTTACCTGAGGTTGCTAAGGAACAAG ACTGGGATCAGATCCAGACAATAGACTCCTTGCTCAGGAAAGGTGGCTTTAAAGCTCCAATTACCAGTGAATTCAGAAAAACGATCAAACTCACCAG GTACCGAAGTGAGAAGGTGACAATCAGTTACGCAGAGTATATTGCTTCCCGACAGCACTGTTTCCAGAACGGCACTCTTCATGCCCCGCCCCTCTACAATCATTACTCCTGA
- the AMMECR1L gene encoding AMMECR1-like protein isoform X1 has translation MGKRRCVPPLEPKLAAGCCGVKKPKLSGSGTHSHGNQSTTVPGSSSGPLQNHQHVDSSSGRENVSDLTLGPGNSPITRMNPASGALSPLPRPNGTANTTKNLVVTAEMCCYCFDVLYCHLYGFPQPRLPRFTNDPYPLFVTWKTGRDKRLRGCIGTFSAMNLHSGLREYTLTSALKDSRFPPLTREELPKLFCSVSLLTNFEDASDYLDWEVGVHGIRIEFINEKGVKRTATYLPEVAKEQDNYTGVTSDRKDAGAGSLGTAIMACVGLSSHVSESPRDCQTDWASDWDQIQTIDSLLRKGGFKAPITSEFRKTIKLTRYRSEKVTISYAEYIASRQHCFQNGTLHAPPLYNHYS, from the exons ATGGGAAAAAGACGTTGTGTTCCCCCACTCGAGCCCAAGTTGGCAGCAGGCTGTTGTGGGGTCAAGAAGCCCAAATTATCTGGAAGTGGAACGCACAGTCACGGGAATCAGTCCACAACTGTCCCCGGCTCTAGTTCAGGACCTCTTCAAAACCACCAGCATGTGGACAGCAGCAGTGGACGGGAGAATGTGTCAGACTTAACTCTGGGACCTGGAAACTCTCCCATCACACGAATGAATCCCGCATCGGGAGCGCTGAGCCCTCTTCCCCGGCCTAATGGAACTGCCAACACCACTAAGAATCTGGTGGTGACCGCGGAGATGTGCTGCTACTGCTTCGACGTACTCTACTGTCACCTCTATGGCTTCCCACAGCCACGACTTCCTAGATTCACCAATGACCCCTA tCCGCTCTTTGTGACGTGGAAGACAGGGCGGGACAAGCGGCTTCGTGGCTGCATTGGGACCTTCTCAGCCATGAATCTTCATTCAGGACTCAGGGAATACACGTTAACCAG TGCACTTAAGGACAGCCGATTTCCCCCCCTGACCCGAGAGGAGCTGCCTAAACTTTTCTGCTCTGTCTCCCTCCTTACTAACTTTGAGGATGCCAGTGATTACCTGGACTGGGAG GTAGGGGTCCATGGGATTCGAATTGAATTCATTAATGAAAAAGGTGTCAAACGTACAGCCACATATTTACCTGAGGTTGCTAAGGAACAAG ATAATTATACTGGGGTAACATCTGACAGGAAGGACGCAGGAGCAGGGAGCCTGGGGACAGCCATTATGGCATGTGTCGGGCTATCATCTCATGTCTCAGAGTCTCCACGGGACTGTCAGACAGACTGGGCGTCAG ACTGGGATCAGATCCAGACAATAGACTCCTTGCTCAGGAAAGGTGGCTTTAAAGCTCCAATTACCAGTGAATTCAGAAAAACGATCAAACTCACCAG GTACCGAAGTGAGAAGGTGACAATCAGTTACGCAGAGTATATTGCTTCCCGACAGCACTGTTTCCAGAACGGCACTCTTCATGCCCCGCCCCTCTACAATCATTACTCCTGA